The window AACACTGAAGTTGGGTTATGAAGTGCTGGGTTCGGATGACGGCGATGCCAGCTTTACCACGCCCCTGGCGACACTGCACAAGTTCAACGGCTGGGCAGATGTTTTCCTCAGCGGTAGCTTCGACCCGACTGCCATGCCCGACGGCCTGGAAGATGTATACGTTTCCGTCAGCGGCAAGCTGGCCGAATATAACCTGGCCGCCATCTTTCACGAATTCAGTTCGGATGAAGGCTCCGACGACTACGGCAACGAAATCGACCTGCAGGCCAGCAGAAAATTCGGTAAGCATTACACCGCCGGAATCAAGTACGCTGCTTACTCAGATGATGGCTTTAATGCCGCCGGTGACATTGACAAGCTATGGCTGTGGGGAGGCATGAGTTTCTAAGGCAAGCCAATCCCAGCGCAGGAATCGAAGCAACTTAGATTACTAAGGTGGTGTAGGAAATATGCAGGACCTTTTAAGTAGGCTGTCATGCTCCCAAGAGTCACAACATTAGCGCGCTCAGCGTAAAACGCACAGTGGAACAGCCCGAAACGGCCAGAGTCGCCTGCGCTCGTCTTGTCGTGGCCTGTTGGTTGATCGGGCAGGCTGGCCTGATCGATGCGGATGCCGTGGAAAAAGACGACCCGGCTGACGAAAGCCAAATCGCGCAAGCATGGTCAAGCGACTATTATCCTTATTATCTGGCCGATCCTCGCAGTGCCCGGACCTATATCAGTGCTGTTCACATGGTCGATAACGGCATCGAGGATTCGGGGGATACGCGTTATAACCACGGTTTAGGGAAGCGCTTCCACGTGGCGCGCTTCGGTGACGAAAAATCTGACCAGGCGTGGCAATTCGATCTCGAAATCGGTTACTTCGCCAGTTTCGATGTCAAGGAGCATACCGATAACATTGGCTGGGATGGCCTCTTCGGGCTGTATTTTTCACGCAAACTGTCGCCGGAGATGTTCGTGCGGTTTGGCACGTTTCATGATTCCGCGCACCTGGGCGACGAATACGTCGAGGAAACCGGTCGCGAACGCATCAATTACACGCGCGAAGAACTGATTTCCGGTATCGCCTGGCTGCCCCGGCGCAGAATAAAACTGTATATGGAACTCGGCTGGGCGTGGCAACAGCAAGAAAACCAGGAGCCGTGGCGCTGGCAGTTTGGCGCCGAATATTATGGTGCCGGCAAGGCGCCTTATGTTGGACTCCCGTGGTACGCCGCGGCGGACGTTAACCTGTTCGAAGAGCGGGACTGGGAACCGGCCATCGGCTTGCAACTGGGTTTGATTTATGCAGGCGATGATGCCGCCGAAAGATACCGCTTCGTACTCGAAGTTTATGACGGTCGCTCGGTGCTGGGCGAGTTTTCATTTGAGGATGAAACCTATTTGGCGCTCGGCATATTTTTTGATTTTTAACATTAGCCGACACTATCCACGCTCGACTTCAGCGTCGCGTTTTACCATTGAGAGCCAGGCGTCTCCTTTGGGTCGATAGCGGAAGCCCATACCGATTTTCTGAGCGTCCGCTTTTTGTCATATATTGAGATTTAATAAAGGTTCGATTTCTTTGATTTACTGCTTAAAAATACCTCAACGGGATCCGGTAATATTAGCCTCGATATGTAATCTAAACCTCGGTTCTCCCTTTGTTTTTTCTTATTTTCTGTCAGCACTTCTATCGGTCGGTGCGACGAGTTATCAGGTGTTTGAACGCCCCGTTAAATTTGTCTCTTTTATATATTTTGAGGGAACCTATTTTCTTAAACACAAGCCACTGATTTAATTCACGAAAACCAGAAAGCGAACTCGCTTTTTGGCATTAGAGAAAAGTGGGGATTTTTGGACGAAGTTCGGGAGTTTTGACTGCTGCAGAGACTGATCCAGGCCAAGATAAAAGCCCTATCCCCTTGAAAATTAAAGATTTTTCAGAAGTCTCTAGGAGACCGGGGGATAGGACCAGATTGTCTGGCGGAGAGGGAGGGATTCGAACCCTCGATACGCTATTAACGTATACACACTTTCCAGGCGTGCTCCTTCAACCACTCGGACACCTCTCCTGATTCGATTTGTTCTGGCAGGGCGGGAAGACTACATGATCAACCAGATGCTAGCAATATCTCAATTTTAAGGTCCAGGCCTCTACGATTGTAACGCCCTGTGTAAGCGTTTAACGTTCAATGCTGTAGAGGAAGTCGGCACCCTGGTTCACGCCGCTTACCGCTTTTAACTGCCATTTTTCTGAAATCTGATAACGCAGATTGAGTGAGTTCAGCGATTCGACGAGGCCAACACCATAGCTCACGTAAAGCCTGGGCGACAGGTACCGGCCCACGACCAGCGACGCCTGGTCCCCGCTATCGCTGCTTTCAATGCGCATTTCGTCCAGGCCAAACTGGTTACCGATACTTCTGGCAAGCCGGTCTCCGCCGGCAAGTCCAAGCGCAAGCGCAGCCTGGGCCATCATCGCACCTTCTTCACCAGAGGCGCTTTCGAGCGGACGTCCAAGTAGCAGGTATGAAAGGGTGTCCGTCTGGCCCATCGCGGGTATCGAATACAGTTCCAGCACGGGCTGCTGGAGTCGCCCCCTGACCTTGATGCCTGCCGTGACATTACCGGTTTTACGCACCGCGCGTAAATCAAGCCCGGGATTGGTGAGCGGACCTCCAGTGAACAGCAGGCGACCGTTTTCGATATCGAGTCGTTGACCATAAGCGCGGTATCGACCTTCAAGAATTTTAACACTGCCCGTACCCCTGGCGAGCTGTCCCGGCTCCTCTTCAACCAGCAGCTTACCGCCGAGTTTGCCCTCAAAACCGAAACCAAAAAAATCGATCCGATCGCCCAGAACCAGGTTAATCCGGGTGGCAACTAACCACTTCTGTTGCGGTGCCTCTTCGCCACCTACAACAACGGTGTCGTCGGAAACGCTGGCTGCCGTGGTGATGTCTTTCGGCTCCAGCCTGGCATATGGAACGATCAGGTCTCCCTGGATATCGATCGACTGATGCTGCAGTTTGACCCTGAGGTCGGGCGATATGTTAACCGCGGCCTCGGGTATACGGGCGATTTCGAAGTTGTCACCCTTGATAGTGAAGCTGGTAGGCCAGCCCTCGGCTGCGTCGAGGCGGCTTGAACCCTGGATGGAGAGATCGCCATCACCCGAGCTTGCATCGACCATGAACTTAAATTGTCCATCATTTCCGCTGACGCCAGTCATTTTGATCCTGTCAATACTCAAACCGAGCCTCGGCACCAGCAATGCAGCATCGAGTATTTCGGCACGGCCACCCAGGTTGGGTTGCGCCAGGGTCCCATCGGCACTGAAGTCGAGTGTCGCGCTGCCCTGCAGCTGCTCGATTTCCGGCAGCAGGGCCTCGATCAAATCCAGCTCCCTGAAGTCCAGCCGGGCCTTTGCCTGAAGTGCCTGGCTGGCCGCATCCAGTGCCAGCAATTTCGCACCTGGCAGGCTTAATTGACCGTTAAGGCTGTTATCCCGGCCCAGCTGGATATCCGAACTGGCCGATACTCCGCGGTTGTTCATGACCAGCACCAGATTTGCGTCACGATATTCCCAGCGCTCTTTTTCTCCTTCGAGTAGCGGGTATCCGAACGTGCCCACAGGTGATGAAACCTTTATTTCACCGACCAGGTTATCGGGTGCCTTGAAGCTCAGTTCTGCATCACCGTCAAGCAGACCTTCGACAGTCATCTGCGGGGGCAACCAACGCTCGACCAGTTTGGAAACATCGAGCCGTTCAACAGCTAGCTTGATTTCAGTCGGCCATCCACGAGCTTCGTTCAACAGCGTGTTGCCTCGCACCGAGATTTTTCCCTCCGTGGTAAGAGCATCGGCCTGGTAAACAATCGTTTCCGGATTCTCACTTTGGGCGTTGATATTGAGTTGCGTGAATTGCATGTCGAGGTCCGGAATATCGAGCTCCGCGTCGATCAGACGCGCTTTGCCCTGAATTTGCGGTTGGTTAATGGTTCCCGCTAACGTTAAATTTAAATCCAGCTTGCCTTTCAGTGCCTCAACTCCGTCAAGGATTGCTGTGATAAATCCCAGTTCACGTGCACTGATGCTGGCGTTGGCCTGCAACGATTGGGTATCGTAATCGACTGTCAGCAGGTTTGCCCCGGGTAATGTGATCGATCCGTCGAAGTGGTCGCCACTAATCAAAGTTATCTTTGCGTTGGCCCTGATGCCGGTTTGTTCCAGCAATAATTCAAGCCTGCCCGAGCGGTAGTCAAAAGGCTCGGGTCTATCTTCACGCAGCGAATAAGTGACACGGGCCGTCGGCAATTCAACCTCGATCCGTCCCAGTAGCTGTTCCGGGGTACGATAAACCAGCCTCGCGCTTGCGTTGGCAACACCGTCTGGTTTTAGTTCGGGAGGCATCCATTGACGCATTAACTGTAGTGGCAGCCGGGTTATCGCCAGGTCAAATTTCCAGTCTGCTTGTGAGCCGTTGAGCGAGCTACATATTTCGCCACCCGCGAGGCTTTGCAGGCACAGGGTTTCGGCAGTCACCGCACCACGCGAAAAACCCACAGTAACAGGTGCCTTGAGTTTCCAGTCGGAAAAATCGCGCGTTTGCAGGTCGGCCCTTGTGAGCTGTCCGCGCCAGGACTCGCCATCGATTTCACCGTTCAGTTCGACCTGCGCTTTTCCTTCATCGGCAACGATTTTGGCCTGTACTCGTCGTGTATCGGCGACCAGTATGATTGATTTCAGCAAGCGATTTTGAAGTTTGACCGTGCTCGCTTCAAGGTTGACGGCAATCTGCTGCCAGCGCTGCAAATCGACCACGGCGTCACCTTTAACAGCACCCAGCTCGTAGCCTGGCAACCCAACAGACTTGCCGCTAAAGGAGGCCCGCACTGTCGGTTTATTACGCGGTCCTTCGATTTGACCGCTGGCCTTCAACTCTCCTTGTGCTCCAGGGTAAAGCTCGGCCAGGTTGCCGGAATCGAGATTCCATTCCAGGTCCAGCTTTTCGCCGAGGCGCCCGCGTGCGTTGCCGCTTGTATCCCCCGAAGCAAAATCCATCCGGACAATATCGATACCCTGTCCCCGCCATCTCAAACTGCTTTGCAACGATACCGGGTAATTTCGCAAGCTACCCTGGAGCCGGGTGATATCGGCGCTGGCTAGCAGCTCGTTGTTATCCATGCCGCCATTGCTAACGAGGGTTGCATCGATTTTGCCTGGCCACTCGGGCAACAGCGTGACCGGGTTGATCGCGGATGTCTTTACTTCGGCTTGCCAACCGAGGGTCGGCAGCCAGTTCATTTGACCGCTGGCCGATATCTCGCCGTCAAGCACGCTTACCCGGAGAGAATCGAAATAGAGCCCGTCAAACCGGCGCTCACCGTCAAGGCTATGCACTTCAAAATCCGCGATCAACGGTCCCAGTTCCGCAGATTCGGCATCCACGTGACCGTTAATCCTGGCAGCTGACAAATCGCCGCTGGCATTCAGGCTGATGGCACCCTGCAGCGCGGGCAAAGCGAGGTCCAGTTGAGTCGTATCGAATGAATCGGCGTCAATAGAAGCCTGCCAGGACAGTTCCGTAAGCGCATCACGCACTTCGAGATTCATATTAAACGCCAACGGACCCTGCACCTGCTGGGTCAACGAGGTTGAAGCAAGATTACCGGCAATCTGTCCATCGCCGGCCATTATTGCCCCCGATGGCAGGCTGGCCTGCCAGGCGATTTCGACGTCGTGCGGATAGTTTTCGACCATCTCTAC is drawn from Gammaproteobacteria bacterium and contains these coding sequences:
- a CDS encoding DUF1207 domain-containing protein, whose product is MEQPETARVACARLVVACWLIGQAGLIDADAVEKDDPADESQIAQAWSSDYYPYYLADPRSARTYISAVHMVDNGIEDSGDTRYNHGLGKRFHVARFGDEKSDQAWQFDLEIGYFASFDVKEHTDNIGWDGLFGLYFSRKLSPEMFVRFGTFHDSAHLGDEYVEETGRERINYTREELISGIAWLPRRRIKLYMELGWAWQQQENQEPWRWQFGAEYYGAGKAPYVGLPWYAAADVNLFEERDWEPAIGLQLGLIYAGDDAAERYRFVLEVYDGRSVLGEFSFEDETYLALGIFFDF
- a CDS encoding translocation/assembly module TamB domain-containing protein; this encodes MLGFLTWVFATESGLHWAYGEARSRLPGTLSVNAISGRLSGLVKLEGLRYEDQVQTTKIGQIAMNWDPWALLKAEIDVTSLKVQALEVSLAESTGAAEPGKSDVPGSKPEIPVSLTISNAQIDGVTITRGDATYRLEQIVLSARLDSAGLEIGGLKVKSPEMGLSLKGRVEMVENYPHDVEIAWQASLPSGAIMAGDGQIAGNLASTSLTQQVQGPLAFNMNLEVRDALTELSWQASIDADSFDTTQLDLALPALQGAISLNASGDLSAARINGHVDAESAELGPLIADFEVHSLDGERRFDGLYFDSLRVSVLDGEISASGQMNWLPTLGWQAEVKTSAINPVTLLPEWPGKIDATLVSNGGMDNNELLASADITRLQGSLRNYPVSLQSSLRWRGQGIDIVRMDFASGDTSGNARGRLGEKLDLEWNLDSGNLAELYPGAQGELKASGQIEGPRNKPTVRASFSGKSVGLPGYELGAVKGDAVVDLQRWQQIAVNLEASTVKLQNRLLKSIILVADTRRVQAKIVADEGKAQVELNGEIDGESWRGQLTRADLQTRDFSDWKLKAPVTVGFSRGAVTAETLCLQSLAGGEICSSLNGSQADWKFDLAITRLPLQLMRQWMPPELKPDGVANASARLVYRTPEQLLGRIEVELPTARVTYSLREDRPEPFDYRSGRLELLLEQTGIRANAKITLISGDHFDGSITLPGANLLTVDYDTQSLQANASISARELGFITAILDGVEALKGKLDLNLTLAGTINQPQIQGKARLIDAELDIPDLDMQFTQLNINAQSENPETIVYQADALTTEGKISVRGNTLLNEARGWPTEIKLAVERLDVSKLVERWLPPQMTVEGLLDGDAELSFKAPDNLVGEIKVSSPVGTFGYPLLEGEKERWEYRDANLVLVMNNRGVSASSDIQLGRDNSLNGQLSLPGAKLLALDAASQALQAKARLDFRELDLIEALLPEIEQLQGSATLDFSADGTLAQPNLGGRAEILDAALLVPRLGLSIDRIKMTGVSGNDGQFKFMVDASSGDGDLSIQGSSRLDAAEGWPTSFTIKGDNFEIARIPEAAVNISPDLRVKLQHQSIDIQGDLIVPYARLEPKDITTAASVSDDTVVVGGEEAPQQKWLVATRINLVLGDRIDFFGFGFEGKLGGKLLVEEEPGQLARGTGSVKILEGRYRAYGQRLDIENGRLLFTGGPLTNPGLDLRAVRKTGNVTAGIKVRGRLQQPVLELYSIPAMGQTDTLSYLLLGRPLESASGEEGAMMAQAALALGLAGGDRLARSIGNQFGLDEMRIESSDSGDQASLVVGRYLSPRLYVSYGVGLVESLNSLNLRYQISEKWQLKAVSGVNQGADFLYSIER